In Muribaculum gordoncarteri, the genomic window GCTTCCGCAGTTGGAGGCTGACTACGGCAAGGTGGGTATGCAGAAGATTATCACGACCTGCGGCAACATATTCATGGGTGCGGCACGAAACAAGGAGACTCTTGAATGGGCGCAGAATGATGTGTTCGGCAAGGCGAAGCAGACATCGACATCAATCACCATAAACGACCAGAAAATCTCAACCTCCATTTCCGAGAAGATGGACTATCTCGTTCCGGCGGCAAAAATCGCAGACATGGCTACGGGCTGGCTTGCGGGTCAGGCGGCACGTGACTTCACGGCCACCGATGAAAAGATGCTGTCGCATTTTGACATCGAGGACTCCGAGGAGTTCAAGACAACCAAGTATTTCTGCAAGACGCACTTCGATATGGCACGTATCAAGGAGGAGGAATCCAACTATGTGGAGCTGCCTAAAATTTATTCTTTCGACAGTGAGCGAGAGAAGGAGATTATGCTCAACCGCAATTTCAAGCGTGTCAACCAGGAGGTGGCCGATATGGTGAAGGAACTTCTCGGCACTGAATAATAAATTACTTATCATGGAAACTACCGCCAAAATATCCGTTCCCCTCTCGCTCCGCTTATCCGGAAGTGCGTTGAAGATTATCGCCATTCTCTCGATGGTGGCCGACCATTGCGCCTACTTCCTTATGGAGCCTGACACTCCGATGTACGACTGTCTGCGATGTATCGGCAGGATAGCGTTCCCTGTGTTCGCTTTCCTTGTTGCCGAGGGGTTCGCACATAGCCGCGACCGTATGAGATATTTTCTGATACTGTTGCTTGCCGGTGCAGTCAGTGAATTGCCGTGGTATCTGCTCAACGGAGCGGACGGCACGCATAATGTCATGTTCACTCTCTCCCTCGGAGTTGTGGCACTCGCCATATTCGACCGTATGTGTGAACATGGGCCGCTGTCGTTCATCGGTATTTCAGGTATCGCTGTTCTGGCATGGTGGCTCGGAACGGATTATGACTGGCGCGGAGTTCTGATGATAGCGGTGTTCTACATTCTCCGGCACCAGACTATGCGTCCGTGGCTGGAGCGTTCATCGACAAATTTTCCCTCTCAGGCTATTCTTCAGATTATATTCACGTTTCCTTTGATGGCTCACTACGGCATAGCCGGTGCGTTGCTCGCCTCCGCAATAATCTTCCTGTATGACGGCACCCGTGGCTTCATACGAAGCAAATCGGCCAAATACAGCTTATATGCCATATACCCCGTACATCTGATGTTGATTTGGTTATGTGGTTGACTACTGACCTTTAGTAATATCTTTGCAAAAGGCACTATCTGTTATTTGTATAATAATACGGATAGTGCCTTTTGATTCAATCTATTACATGAAGCATACATGAGTATGACCTTTGCAAAGTCTTTGTAAGAGTCTGAAAAATAAAGAAGTGATGTATTGTCGGCTATTATCGGCTATTCAATATCGCCTTGTTCATTACATGAAATTACATGACTCATCCCCAACTGGGTATATAAGCAATATCACGTCTGTTAGTCCCTTCGGGTGTTCCAACTTTAATCAAGCCTTGCGCCAATGCTTCCTTTATGACAATAGACACCAAGGGATAATTCTTTTCATCAACACCCAATCTTTCGCGTAATGATTTGTTTGTGAGCATTTCATTCGCCAAATACTTTAAGCAAGCATGTTGATAGCAAGCCTGCACACGTTC contains:
- a CDS encoding TraX family protein, producing the protein METTAKISVPLSLRLSGSALKIIAILSMVADHCAYFLMEPDTPMYDCLRCIGRIAFPVFAFLVAEGFAHSRDRMRYFLILLLAGAVSELPWYLLNGADGTHNVMFTLSLGVVALAIFDRMCEHGPLSFIGISGIAVLAWWLGTDYDWRGVLMIAVFYILRHQTMRPWLERSSTNFPSQAILQIIFTFPLMAHYGIAGALLASAIIFLYDGTRGFIRSKSAKYSLYAIYPVHLMLIWLCG